The following are encoded in a window of Phaseolus vulgaris cultivar G19833 chromosome 3, P. vulgaris v2.0, whole genome shotgun sequence genomic DNA:
- the LOC137806078 gene encoding protein indeterminate-domain 5, chloroplastic-like gives MASASSSTPFLGIRQENQTQVSQQHQSSTAASSTTTSTTTVPQKKRRNQPGTPYPDAEVIALSPKTLMATNRFICEVCNKGFQREQNLQLHRRGHNLPWKLKQKSNKEAKRKVYLCPEPTCVHHDPSRALGDLTGIKKHFSRKHGEKKWKCDKCSKKYAVQSDWKAHSKTCGTREYRCDCGTLFSRRDSFITHRAFCDALAHESARHPSNLNPLGTHHLYGTNHMSLGLGGQLQNQAASANSLLSLGSAPKFEHLISPNMHNSSSFGVQSPPQSSFFMTDPNQAFQDLHSQQQGSLFSTKQLHGLMQLPDLQAKDASSVSASANNTNLFNLSFFPNTNTSGSMINDQFSNISGGNDQGTTTTLYSTSSPNHVGSLFGNSSMQQDNMSPHMSATALLQKAAQMGSTTTTNAPSSLLRGTGTEELGMRARMEREQNNHLRGLMNSFANGNNLGQFHNVVEEPKKMSQNLGLCFGGSDKLTLDFLGVGGMVRNMNSGGFSQQHSMGTITPLDPKLESPQPNQHFGSSTL, from the exons ATGGCTTCTGCTTCCTCATCAACACCCTTCTTGGGAATCAGACAAGAAAACCAAACTCAGGTGTCACAACAGCACCAATCCTCCACAGCTGCTTCCTCAACTACTACTTCTACCACCACAGTGCCTCAGAAGAAAAGAAGGAATCAACCAGGAACACCAT ATCCAGATGCTGAGGTGATAGCACTATCTCCAAAGACTCTAATGGCAACAAACAGGTTCATATGTGAAGTGTGCAATAAAGGGTTCCAAAGGGAGCAAAACCTACAGCTTCACAGAAGAGGACACAATCTGCCATGGAAGCTGAAGCAGAAGAGCAATAAAGAGGCAAAGAGAAAGGTTTATCTGTGTCCTGAGCCCACATGTGTTCACCATGACCCTTCAAGGGCTCTTGGAGACCTCACTGGCATCAAGAAGCACTTCTCTCGCAAACATGGTGAGAAGAAATGGAAGTGTGACAAGTGCTCCAAGAAATATGCTGTTCAATCAGATTGGAAGGCACACTCCAAAACCTGTGGCACCAGAGAGTATAGATGTGACTGTggcaccctcttctccag GCGTGACAGTTTTATCACTCATAGGGCCTTTTGTGATGCTCTAGCACATGAGAGTGCAAGACACCCTTCCAACCTGAACCCTTTGGGAACTCATCATCTGTATGGCACAAACCACATGAGCCTAGGGCTAGGTGGCCAACTTCAGAACCAAGCAGCCTCTGCTAACAGCTTATTGAGCCTTGGGAGTGCACCAAAGTTTGAGCACTTGATCTCTCCTAATATGCACAACTCATCTTCATTTGGAGTGCAGTCACCACCCCAGTCATCATTCTTCATGACTGACCCAAACCAAGCATTCCAAGACCTCCACTCTCAGCAACAAGGATCCTTATTCTCAACCAAGCAACTCCACGGTCTCATGCAACTCCCTGATCTCCAAGCAAAAGATGCTTCATCAGTGTCTGCTTCAGCTAATAACACCAATCTCTTCAACCTCAGCTTCTTTCCCAATACCAACACCAGTGGCAGCATGATCAACGACCAATTCAGCAACATAAGTGGAGGAAATGACCAAGGAACAACAACAACACTCTATAGTACTAGCAGCCCTAACCATGTTGGTTCACTCTTTGGCAATTCATCTATGCAACAAGATAACATGTCCCCTCACATGTCAGCCACTGCATTGCTTCAGAAAGCTGCTCAAATGGGTTCAACCACAACCACCAATGCTCCCTCCTCTCTACTGAGAGGAACAGGAACAGAGGAATTAGGTATGAGGGCAAGGATGGAGAGGGAGCAGAATAACCATCTGCGTGGGTTGATGAACTCTTTTGCCAATGGAAACAACCTTGGCCAGTTTCACAACGTGGTGGAGGAGCCTAAGAAGATGTCACAAAATCTTGGTCTCTGCTTTGGAGGGTCTGATAAGTTGACCTTGGACTTTTTGGGGGTTGGAGGGATGGTCAGAAACATGAACAGTGGTGGGTTTTCACAACAGCACTCCATGGGAACTATCACCCCCTTGGATCCTAAATTGGAATCACCACAACCAAACCAACACTTTGGCTCCTCAACACTCTAA